One Sphingomonas sp. FARSPH DNA segment encodes these proteins:
- a CDS encoding LemA family protein, with translation MPSLRSLTAPLASVVLVASLSGCGINSVPTAEETVKARWADVQNDYQRRADLIPNLVATVKAAGAQEKDILVQVTQARAAANQVQVSGEQLTDPAKVQQFERAQNAVTMSLQRLQEAYPELKSQGNYTTLMSQLEGTENRIAIARRDYNEAVQQYNTRIRTFPDAIGARIFYGAKPVTPFAATTPGADRAPTVNFGNAS, from the coding sequence GTCCTCGTCGCCAGCCTGTCCGGCTGCGGCATCAATTCGGTGCCGACCGCGGAAGAGACCGTGAAGGCCCGCTGGGCCGACGTCCAGAACGACTATCAGCGCCGCGCCGACCTGATCCCCAATCTCGTCGCGACGGTGAAGGCCGCGGGCGCGCAGGAAAAGGACATCCTGGTCCAGGTGACGCAGGCACGTGCCGCCGCCAACCAGGTGCAGGTATCGGGCGAACAGCTGACCGACCCTGCCAAGGTGCAGCAGTTCGAGCGCGCGCAGAATGCCGTGACCATGTCGTTGCAGCGGCTGCAGGAGGCGTATCCCGAGCTCAAGAGCCAGGGCAATTACACCACGCTGATGAGCCAGCTGGAGGGCACCGAGAACCGCATCGCGATCGCGCGGCGCGATTACAACGAGGCGGTGCAGCAGTATAACACGCGCATCCGCACCTTCCCCGACGCGATCGGCGCGCGCATCTTCTACGGCGCGAAGCCGGTGACGCCGTTCGCGGCGACGACGCCGGGCGCGGATCGCGCACCGACCGTCAACTTCGGGAATGCGAGCTGA
- a CDS encoding TPM domain-containing protein, producing the protein MRRLIASLSAAWLAFAGALLLGLASGSAVAQTPSKPNLPQFTGLVVDAANVLPPQTKADLTAKLEALQRDTKRQLVVATIPDLQGYPLEDYGNRLIRGWGVGLKGVDNGAILFIAPNEPPGHRGPRVEVGYGLEPVLTDALSSVIINQDMMPKLKAGDIAGAMTAGTDALIQQLRANPDEAKARTDAAIKQFDATHRRSTGSRGGGVPIGLIFWGVILLFVVVPLVIGRRRQSGPWGRRYDGDGGGSGMLPIVLWSIANEIGRAASDRDDDDRGGGWGGGGGGGSDGSWGGGGFTGGGGGSGGGGGASGSW; encoded by the coding sequence ATGCGCCGGCTGATCGCCAGCCTGTCGGCGGCGTGGCTCGCCTTTGCGGGCGCGCTGCTGCTCGGCCTCGCGTCGGGCAGCGCGGTGGCGCAGACCCCGTCCAAGCCTAACCTGCCCCAATTCACCGGGCTGGTCGTCGACGCCGCCAACGTGCTGCCGCCGCAGACGAAGGCGGATCTGACCGCCAAGCTGGAGGCGTTGCAGCGCGACACCAAGCGCCAGCTCGTCGTCGCGACGATCCCCGATCTGCAGGGCTATCCGCTCGAGGATTACGGCAATCGCCTGATCCGCGGCTGGGGTGTTGGCCTGAAGGGCGTCGACAACGGCGCGATCCTGTTCATCGCGCCCAACGAGCCGCCCGGGCATCGCGGTCCGCGGGTCGAGGTCGGATACGGGCTGGAACCCGTGCTGACCGATGCGCTGTCCAGCGTCATCATCAACCAGGATATGATGCCCAAACTCAAGGCGGGCGACATTGCGGGTGCGATGACCGCGGGCACCGACGCGCTGATCCAACAGCTGCGCGCCAACCCCGACGAGGCGAAGGCGCGCACCGACGCGGCGATCAAGCAGTTTGATGCGACGCATCGCCGTTCGACCGGCTCGCGCGGCGGCGGGGTGCCGATCGGCCTGATCTTCTGGGGCGTCATCCTGCTGTTCGTCGTCGTGCCGCTTGTCATCGGCCGTCGCCGGCAGTCCGGGCCATGGGGCCGCCGCTATGACGGCGATGGCGGCGGCAGCGGGATGCTGCCGATCGTCCTGTGGTCGATCGCGAACGAGATCGGCCGCGCCGCGAGCGACCGCGACGACGATGATCGTGGCGGCGGCTGGGGTGGTGGCGGCGGCGGCGGCTCCGACGGCAGCTGGGGCGGTGGCGGCTTCACCGGCGGCGGCGGCGGGTCGGGCGGAGGCGGCGGCGCCTCGGGGAGTTGGTGA